In one window of Agromyces badenianii DNA:
- a CDS encoding TraR/DksA family transcriptional regulator yields MTSMMTPAQLERFQAKLLKERADAEGRFAEFGDVMTEVRAARSGASADDEHDPEGPTMTQEWSQRTAVLADARAELADIDHALARIADGTYGTCNKCGKRITVPRLEARPTAELCIDCARLAR; encoded by the coding sequence ATGACATCGATGATGACACCGGCACAGCTCGAACGGTTCCAGGCGAAGTTGCTGAAGGAACGGGCGGATGCCGAGGGCCGATTCGCCGAGTTCGGCGACGTCATGACCGAGGTGCGAGCCGCTAGGTCGGGCGCGTCGGCCGACGACGAGCACGACCCCGAGGGCCCCACGATGACGCAGGAGTGGTCGCAGCGCACCGCGGTGCTCGCCGACGCGCGTGCCGAGCTCGCCGACATCGATCATGCCCTGGCCCGCATCGCCGACGGCACCTACGGCACGTGCAACAAATGCGGGAAGCGCATCACCGTGCCGCGCCTCGAGGCCCGGCCGACGGCCGAGCTCTGCATCGACTGCGCCCGGCTCGCGCGCTGA
- a CDS encoding fatty acid desaturase family protein: MSPVIRTAGRRRDDVDPAQSGFARLSRQIKAEGLLDRFVGFYVRKAVFWALVLGAAVAASVAIGDSWWQLAVAGALGVVFTQFAFMAHEASHRQVFRSGPANDWAGLILANLVVGISYSWWMNKHTRHHGNPNVIGRDPDIAKDTISFLEEDAAASRGLVRLITRKQGYLFFPLLLLEGINLHVHGIRHVLGKGAVKRRRLEITLIAVRLVGVVALVFWAFPPLLATVFLLVQLGVFGVYMGASFAPNHKGMPLIPRGVRVDFLERQVLTSRNIRGGRFMDSFMGGLNYQIEHHLFPSMARPALARTQQIVREYCRENDVRYTETGLVESYAIVIAYLNRVGLAARDPFDCPMISEYRRRD; this comes from the coding sequence ATGTCGCCCGTCATCCGCACGGCCGGCCGCCGCAGGGACGACGTCGATCCGGCGCAGAGCGGATTCGCCCGGCTCTCGCGCCAGATCAAGGCCGAGGGGCTGCTCGACCGGTTCGTGGGCTTCTACGTGCGAAAGGCCGTGTTCTGGGCGCTCGTGCTCGGCGCGGCCGTCGCGGCATCCGTCGCCATCGGCGATTCGTGGTGGCAGCTCGCCGTCGCCGGCGCGCTCGGTGTCGTCTTCACGCAGTTCGCCTTCATGGCGCACGAGGCCTCGCATCGGCAGGTGTTCCGTTCGGGGCCGGCCAACGACTGGGCCGGACTGATCCTCGCGAACCTCGTGGTCGGCATCAGCTACAGCTGGTGGATGAACAAGCACACCCGCCATCACGGCAACCCCAACGTCATCGGCAGAGACCCCGACATCGCGAAGGACACGATCTCCTTCCTCGAAGAGGATGCCGCGGCGAGCCGTGGGCTCGTGCGGTTGATCACGCGCAAGCAGGGCTACCTCTTCTTCCCGCTGCTGCTGCTCGAGGGCATCAACCTGCACGTGCACGGCATCCGCCACGTGCTCGGCAAGGGCGCAGTGAAGCGTCGCCGGCTCGAGATCACGCTCATCGCAGTTCGCCTGGTCGGCGTCGTGGCACTCGTGTTCTGGGCCTTCCCGCCGCTGCTCGCAACCGTGTTCCTGCTCGTGCAGCTCGGGGTGTTCGGGGTGTACATGGGGGCCTCGTTCGCCCCCAACCACAAGGGCATGCCCCTCATTCCGCGGGGCGTGCGCGTCGACTTCCTCGAGCGCCAGGTGCTCACGAGCCGCAACATCCGCGGCGGCAGGTTCATGGACTCGTTCATGGGCGGCCTGAACTACCAGATCGAGCACCACCTGTTCCCGAGCATGGCGCGGCCCGCGCTCGCGCGCACGCAGCAGATCGTGCGCGAGTACTGCCGTGAGAACGACGTGCGCTACACCGAGACCGGTCTCGTCGAGTCGTACGCGATCGTCATCGCGTACCTGAACCGCGTCGGACTCGCCGCGCGCGACCCCTTCGACTGCCCGATGATCTCCGAATACCGCCGCCGCGACTGA
- a CDS encoding acetate/propionate family kinase, which yields MSIVLVVNSGSSSLKYQLIDVEASQTLASGLVERIGRGVGHARHHRDGSGDDAAGSTWDAAVEVPDHEAAFAVMLEAFAAHGPSLEAHPPIAVGHRVVQGGARFFEPTVITPLVKINIDELAALAPLHNPANLEGIEAAQRAFPDVPHVAVFDTAFHQTMPPAAYTYAIDRELAAKHRIRRYGFHGTSHRLVSRAAAAFLGRPVEELRMIVLHLGNGASACAVAEGRSVETSMGMTPLEGLVMGTRSGDIDPAVLLHLERRAGLDADGVDRLLNSQSGILGLGGHADMRDLVAARDAGDEAATLALDVYAHRVRGYVGAYAAQLGRVDAIVFTAGVGENAPLVRELSLAGLEAFGVELDAERNHARGDDARRISTDASKTAVLVVPTNEELEIARQTLELVAA from the coding sequence GTGAGCATCGTGCTCGTCGTGAACTCGGGTTCCTCGTCACTGAAGTACCAGCTCATCGACGTCGAGGCGTCGCAGACGCTCGCGAGCGGGCTCGTCGAGCGCATCGGCCGCGGCGTCGGCCACGCCCGTCATCACCGTGACGGTTCGGGCGACGATGCCGCAGGCTCGACGTGGGACGCGGCCGTCGAGGTGCCCGACCACGAGGCCGCCTTCGCGGTGATGCTCGAGGCCTTCGCCGCCCACGGCCCGTCGCTCGAGGCGCACCCGCCGATCGCGGTCGGCCACCGGGTCGTGCAGGGCGGTGCACGCTTCTTCGAGCCGACCGTCATCACGCCGCTCGTGAAGATCAACATCGACGAGCTCGCGGCGCTCGCGCCGCTCCACAACCCCGCGAACCTCGAGGGCATCGAGGCGGCGCAGCGCGCGTTTCCCGACGTGCCGCACGTCGCCGTCTTCGACACCGCGTTCCACCAGACGATGCCGCCGGCCGCCTACACCTACGCGATCGACCGCGAGCTCGCGGCGAAGCACCGCATCCGCCGCTACGGCTTCCACGGCACCTCGCACCGCTTAGTCTCGCGGGCTGCGGCCGCCTTCCTCGGGCGTCCCGTCGAAGAGTTGCGCATGATCGTGCTGCACCTCGGCAACGGGGCATCCGCGTGCGCGGTCGCCGAAGGTCGTTCGGTCGAGACGAGCATGGGCATGACTCCGCTCGAGGGGCTCGTCATGGGCACCCGCTCCGGCGACATCGATCCCGCGGTGCTGCTGCACCTCGAGCGCCGGGCCGGCCTCGACGCCGATGGCGTCGATCGCCTGCTGAACTCGCAGAGCGGCATCCTCGGTCTCGGCGGGCACGCCGACATGCGCGATCTCGTGGCCGCACGTGATGCGGGCGACGAGGCGGCGACCCTCGCGCTCGACGTGTACGCGCACCGCGTCCGCGGCTACGTGGGCGCGTACGCGGCGCAGCTCGGCCGGGTCGACGCGATCGTCTTCACCGCGGGTGTCGGCGAGAATGCGCCCCTCGTGCGCGAGCTCTCGCTCGCCGGGCTCGAGGCGTTCGGGGTCGAGCTCGACGCCGAGCGCAATCACGCACGGGGTGACGACGCCCGCCGCATCTCGACCGACGCCTCGAAGACCGCCGTGCTCGTCGTGCCGACGAATGAAGAGCTCGAGATCGCCCGCCAGACGCTCGAGCTCGTCGCCGCCTGA